TGGTCTGAATATAGCTTTGAAGGTCAATTGATTCATCCTCATCAATTAGGCTTAATTGCCCACCGCTTGTATCTGCTAATTCTTCGTCAAAAAAAGGAAATTCTATCGCCCTTTCGTTCACAACAAAATCCTGCCATAGATTTAAAATATCAGGTTTTACAATCTTTAAACTTGATCTTTTGGTCTCTTTGTAATTGATTAATCGGTTTCTTTTTCCAAGGTCAAGTAGTTTGTTTTTCCAAGCTTCCAATTTTAAATCTATGACAGCCATATCTCCACTCCCTATCTACGAATGATTACATTCTGTTATTTATTTTGTAATTACTAAATTGTCATCAACATCAATTACGAATTGCCTTCAAATCATATATTCTTGTGTATTGATTTCCTTTCAATACCCTTTGATAATTATATACAAATGTGCTCGGGTACATATTTTCACGTATTATTCTTCCAACTTCAATACATACTCCCGCAGGAGCCGCTAAGAAAAGATGTATCTCGTCATATTTATAATAAATCCTATCCAACTCAATCTTCAATGCTTTCTTTAATCTTTGAACGTCTGCATAATAATTTAAGTATGATAACTGCGGCTTTTCTACTCCAATAGACAGAAGGTCAAACTCACCATTTAAAGCAGACTCTATGTCAACAATATCAATAGGTGCGCTTATATTGACGGATACTGCTAATATTTTTGAACCGTTTGTTTTCGAATTTAAAACAATTTTTATGTAGTCATCTTGTTCATTATAAACCCATTTATCTTCATTTTCAAAATACTGGTATATATTAATATTCGGATTATCATTTTGAAGCAAATATCCAAAAGCAACAAGTAATGGAATCGCTGCTATTGGGAATATATGTACTGCGTTATTTGAATTCTTTATTATGCTCTCATAGATATTGATAACTTCATTCAAACATGCATTCCATTCTTCAGTTGATTTAGGCCTTATATTTTGAATAGATGATTTATAGATCGCAGAATTTTCAATATTAAAAGCTTTCATTATGGAATCATAATTTAATGAAACTCCAAACAATTTAAAATCAACAATAATGTTTCTACTGGCTTCTGGCATCTTCGTAAATTTTTCTCCATGAAGATAGTATTTACCATGTTTAGCTGGAGTGACTCTATAATCATATGTCCATTTAGCAAGACTAATTTCCCAATTATAAAATTGAAAATGACTTTGATCTGTTTCAGTATTTATTTCTCCAACGATGAACCCTGCAGGATAATCTTTATCTTCAGCCCTTCCCTGTCTACAAGAGCAAAATTCTGTATCAATAGATGGATCAAAAACCACGGTGGCATCATGACAGTGACCACCTAAATATAAATCAATATCCATCGTCTTAAACAGACTCTTTATATGTGCCTCTACACAGTTGTTAAAATCACTCATTCGATGATGTCCAATTGCGATCTTAATTGGTTTTTTCTGTATTATCGGATCCGAAATACATTTAAATAGGCTATTGAGCCCAACATGCAATTTGCCTGATTCGTTTTCTGAATCGTAACACATCCAAGCAGTATTAAGGTGAATTATTCCAATATTTTCATCTAAACTTTCAACAAAATGGATTTTATCTTTAGGATATGTTCTCCCCAGTATAGTTTCATACGTGTCAAAAAAATCGTATTGAGCCTTGTTTAGTTTGTCATAATATACACATTCATCTTCATCAAATAATTCAATTTCCCAGGCTTTTCGAATGATTTGTTTTCTATCGTCAGGTATACTTCTATTCAAATCATGATTCCCCGGAATCATAAAAACCTTCTGTAATGGAACATCAGTAACTGCAATAATCCTATTAATCAGTGACTCAGCATCTTGATATCCACAATTTTTATCACTTACATCGCCTGTAATAATAATAAAATCAAACGAGCTCTGTCGACTAATGTCTTGAATCTCTGCGATTAATGCTTCTCGCATAATAGTGGTTTTAATTCCTGAAGCTATCGAATGTAAATCTGATAAATGTAACCATCTATATCTCATATAAAACCCTCCATCCAAGCGAAATAAAAGCTATAATAAAACTTTTTAGTTACGCAAACCATTCCTACGTATTATGAGTTTCCATTTTTACTATTTTTCCGTCCAATACACTCCACACACCAATCTGCTCAGTACCAACAATCACAAAAAAAAGCCATACCGAATTTTGTTTTCTTTTTGATATCTGCAACCAGTTTCTTCGATCTATCCAAGATGGTTGAGGCACACGTTGATTATGGGTATGCCACTCTCCAATATAGGTTTTTATAAATCCAGATTCTTTCCACAAATTATCCATTATTTCTTGATGTCCAAGCTCTGCACGTATATACCTATTCTTGGTACACTTATCTTTTTTTTGAGGTACTGTTATATCAGTAGCGATTACTTGTTTTTCTGCAGGATTTAGCTTTCCAACGATAATTCCACCGCTTTCAATTGCAAAATTATAATTGTCGATATAACTGGTCCATTTTTGATAAACAACTTCATCTATAGAAAAAACCATAGACTTCTCACAATAATAGTCCATGTGATTTACTCCTTATCTCTTCGATTACATATGCTACAATTCTGGTTTGTAATCGCTTCTATGGTAATATTACGATTATTTATATTGGCCAAATACCATTCCGATAAGTAAAATCCTTGTCCAAGTAGTTCTTCCGATTCTCCTATCCAAGAAGACACAGAATTATTAGTATATGTGCCATTCAAAATACCAATAGACTGTCTTGCAGCCAACAACGCTGTTTGTTGAGAGTCCAGGCAACTATATGGAACAAAAGCCCCACTACATCCCGATAGATTTTTCTTGAAATTCTGTTCTGGAGCAACAAAGCTACCTCTAAATTGAACCAAGTCACTTGAAATCACATCTGTATACAGGCACTGCAAGCATGATTTTTTGTCAATATTTATTGATATCACATGGCCTCCGACACCATAGGGTTCATTGAAGCAACATACAAATGGTGTTTCAATATTATTGTCATTTAAGATTCTGTTTATCTCAAGGTTAATCGTTGGCTCACCAAGTGCTGAAATTATGAGATCATATTGTCCTAATCGTTTTTCATCGGAAATAAATTTTTGAGCACTTCTATCTGTATAATTTAATGGATCAATATCTGCATAAGGATACATCGCTTCTAGTTTTTCCTTAACAAGATCAGCTTTATATCCATACTTTTTAGGGCTTATTGCATCAAAACCAAGCCAATGTCTATGTACATTCTCTGGCTGGAAAAGATCATTATCTAAAATATCAATATTCATAATTCCCGCTTGGCAAAGATTATTGGCAATAAAGCCCCCGATTGAACCGCATCCAAGCAAAAGTACTCGTTTCTCTTTCAGTTCTGACATTGCACCGCCCCGCATAGTTAAATACTCAAAATCAATTCTTTCTACAAAAACATTTTCTACTCTGCACATCTGGTTACAACCAATCTTCAAATACCTTGAATTATTAAATTCTATACGGAAACCAAATAATATATCCCCCTCTTCAGCCGGGTAAGCAAGGATTATATATCGCATATAATGCTTAACTTTCTTATCAAGGAACTTTTTAAACTGACGCCTTACAGATGAACTGGTATTCTCAACAATGTACCTTCGAACCACGCTCCACTTAAATTGTTTTGCCAGTGGTATCATAGAACTTCCTGCTCTAATTTTGATAACCAGACAGGTTCTTTCGAAATCGTTTTTATCCGGAGCAAGGCCAAAATTATTACGCAGAATAACCTCCGCTTCGTCTTTTGTATTGCCTATGATACTAGTTCCATGTGATATGACAATCGGTATTTCAGCATATTTAATGTCCTTTGTATCAAGACAAGAATATGCCATTTTATTTCGAATTGAAAGCCAATACGAATCAAATTCTCTACAAACCTCATTATTATACGTTTTACTTCCAGGTTGTATATTTAGAATCTTCACAGCTTGATCAAAGCAATCAAGTACTAACTGATCAGCCATAGCTTGTTTGATTAATATTGCACTAGAGTCAAAAAGGCATATCTTCCCCTCTGTCCCCACATGTGCCCGAAATTTATTATTATCGGCAACAAAAATATCCGGCAAAGTTAGTGGGAAGTCTGTGGAAAACGAGATTATCATCTCAATCTTATCGCAATTTTCAAGTAGGATGTTCCCGCTGTACTCTGCAATATATTTCTTATTGCAGTTTTCAATTTGTTTGAAACAAACATCGCGATGAATATTAAGATAATCAATGATACCTACTATATCCTCATTTGTCATAGGCATCACTTACGCTGATTCAGATGTACCGACCATGCTCTTGTCAACAGTAACAGGAAAATCTGCACCGAATAAATTGACCAAAGTCGAACATGCATCAGCCTTCTTTTCTTTTGTTTTTACGTCATCAAGCTTTGTACTCATCGATGCAACCTTCTGGTAAAAGTTCTCCATCTGCTTATCTGTCATCTTTTCAAACAAATCATTACCGGGTTCTACCGGCAAGGCAGTAGCAATAATATGATAGTATTTTTCGTCCTGACTGTTCCATGATAATGTGAATTCATTTTCAATATTCTTTACCATATTATCAAGTGCTGAAAAATCATCATACACGTACTTTTTGGTTGACCAATCATACTGTTTACTAACTGAAAACAAATGATATGCAAGTACCGTAAGACTTATTCCTGTCGGTGCTTCATTCCCGTTTGAAGAGAATTGATGCGTTCTCCACTTTTTCATATATCGAATCACTCTTCGAAATTGAGCTGCGTCATCTCCACTGTGTTTTCCTTTAATTGTCGTAATTAATCCTTGAGGATCGGATAATTCCCATTTTTTGTTTTCAGTCGTAGAATACTCTTTACCTTTGGCTATATACAGTTTTCCATCAACATTATCTGCCGCATATATTGCAAAGTCTACATGAAAAACTGACTCACCTTCTTTTTGGTATGTAACAGTGACACAGGATCTACGAATTTCAACACTCTTTGTATGACCTTTCAAGGCATCTCTAACCCATTTCTTTGCCACGAGTGGATCTGAATAATCCTCTTTATTAATGTTGAACTTAATGCCAACATCAATATCATAATCTTCATCTTCGGGAATGATCCCAGTGCCCATAGCATAGCTTCCTTGATTAAAGGTCGTATATGCAGCTGCATCTTTAGATATATTGTCTTTAAGCTTTTTCAACAAAATATCTCTCTTTTCTCGCAAAGTAGCATTTTCATCATCCAATTTGATTTTGTTATGAAAATCAATAAATTCCTTTTGTAAATTAACCATTCTACACCTCACCACTTTCATGTTAGAATAAATTTATTAGTTTCATTTTCATATATTCAACTGTTTACGCTGACCGTCAACTCTATTCCTTAATCATTGCCCTGTTTTGAATAAAAAATCACAGTTCCAAGTTAATCAGAGTTTCCTTTAACAATTTCAGCTCATCATGAGTCAATGTAATCCCTTTACCCATTTTTTGATGCGTAGGATCCCATTCTCTTAAGTCATATTTCGCTTCTTTGTCATTCCAGCTCACAAGATTTAATTCTTTAGTCCAGCCTTTCGCTGATTCCGACAATACACCAATATTTTCTTTGATTTCATATTTTATTTCTGCCATTTCAATACCTCCACTCTTTATTCATTTTCCATTAATGCAACGTAATTGATGATTTACACAGTTGGCAAAAGCTTCTTCAACTTCTCTTCTGCTGAAGATTCATATCCCTGAGTTCTTAAATTCTTGATTTCAGCGATATTATTTTGCAAACTCTCCACCTTTGTTCTATCAGTTTGATTTAAATGGCCAGTTGGCAAGCTTAATGCAAATTCTGCAAAATAATCAAACACCGAACTGGTATAATAGCCATAACTTTTATTCACTATATACTCTTCTAAAAGATAGGACGCATAAAGATGATTTTGCCTTGCATTCCAATATTTCGCTAATCTAATCATAGGCTTAATCTTACTGTTTTCATTGACATTCTTATTTGTCAATGCCGTATTAAACTCATTTGGCTTCGTAAGGATCCATTCTTCATACACGTTTTGTGGAGCCGGAATATAATATGATTTTGTCCATAGCAAATTCTCAGAATAAGCAGGTAGCAATTCAAATTTTATATGATTCAAGCTCAATACTATTGTCGGAGATGACTGGAATATCTCTGAAGTTGAATAATACTTTTCAGCAAACTTCTTCAATCTATTAAGATGCGTCTGTGGTTTATAAGCGCTACCATTCTTGAAGACAATCATAAAATCAATATCTGAGTTACTATCAGCTTTTCTTGGAAGTATTGTTCCACGCGTATATGATCCGAACTCAAACATTTCTTCGATATCTTCAAAATAGGCACTTAATCTTGATCTCAAAGTTGATATAGATGTTCTAATACTTTGCTTTTCGGTTTCACTTAAGACCAAATTACTCGATAAAGTTTCAGCATAACTATTTACACTCATTCATTTCCCTCCATGTATTTTTTCCTTAGAATATTCCACTCCGTTGTAAGTTCCTGATTTAGCTGATTGAATATTTTCGAATCCAGCCTAATATTTGTATCTGCAATTAACACTTCGTATTCTAGCCACGTTTTAATAAATTTCACTTCATTTTCATTTAACTTGCAACTATTTGTAATGTGGCTGCTTATGTCCTTTAACTCGTCAAACGTTTTTTCAACCTCGTTTCTGAAGCGATATGTGTTGATAATATCTAACAGAAAATATCTGGACAGAAACAACTGGAGAATAGGTATCGCGAACTGATTCCTATTGATTCCATAAACTGATAATAATATTATAACGATAAGAAATATCAAATTCACAGGTAGGCACTTTTTGAACATAGCTTTTGATACATTGAAGGAAAAAAACGTGTTCTCAAAAAGGTTTGCTACAGTTTTCTTCATGCCGATGTCCATTTCATCATTATCATAATATTCATCTGATGAGTCATGTACAAATTTCGTCCCAAAAGAATTATCGATAAAATCTTTTCTTCTGATCTTTTCAGCACGCAGCTTAAAATCTTGTGCAACGCCCTCTAAAACGGCTAAGAAGACTATTGAAATAACGGCCAAATAATCGACAACGCCATCAAGCTTAAAGACTGTAGCCACAATTGATAATAGAAAAATCAACCAATAAGAAATATCATACACCTTTGATAATATCTGTTCTGTTTCAAAATAATTGGTTTGCGGCGAAAACTTTGCCATTACATTACCCCTTTCTTTTAAATGTTATAATTCCCTTACAATTTCCTCATCCAGTATCTCTTTTCTCTGTTTCCAATCCGGCATTAGAGATGTAATGAAATCATAAAAGTCGTTGTCATGATATCTGTATTTAAAGTGAGCCAACTCATGAAGTACCACGTAGTCAATGCATAGCTTCGGTGCTTTAATCAGTTCACTATTCAGAAGAATTGACTTTTTTTCCGGGGTACAGGACCCCCAGCGAGCTTTCATAGTTCTAATAAGAATCTCAGGTTTTTCGATCCCATATTTTTCAACTGCTGAATACACTCTTTGAAGACTTTCCGAAAATTTCTCTATTGCCTTTTCTCTGTACCAAGCATTAATCAGTTTTTCTTTTCGGTTGTAATCCTGTTTGTCCTTAACGGTTAAATAAAGGTAACCTCTGTAGTATTTAACCCCTTCACTTTCAGAAGTTTCTTCAACTTTTAAACGGTACTGTTTTCCCAAATACTTAAATGTTTCGCCACTTAAATATACCTTCTCTTCAGCATGTTCCGATTGCACATCCTTAAAGTAACCAATATTTTTGATAATCCACGAAGCTTTTGATTTTACAAAACTAATAATATAATCAATGGGAACTTTTTCATTAGCTGATACAACCACGGTCATATCTGGCTTCACATTGAGATTGATGTTCTTGACATTTTTTCGTTCTAAATCAAATTCAATGATTTTCCCACCATAGATGATTGAATGCCTTTCCATAACCGTCACCTAATACCTTCTGAGTGCAACAGTTTTAATATTCTCAATCATTGCATCGATTTGACCAAAGGTCATTTTAGGAAAATGTTTCTTTTTCACCAAATATAGCAATCCGTCAATCTCTTGAGAAATCTTTTTATGCACATCAGGATTGTCATGCCAATCAACTTTACTATGTCTTTCAATGATCATGTCCACATCTGTCGCAATATCCGCTAAAATGCCTTCGTAATTGTAAATAGGACTATCTTCCGCTGCCATATTAGCCTGTTCATTTTCCTGATAAGAGTTGTCTTCTAAAACCTCTTTGATCACCCCATAAAATGCCTGAGCATGAATATTGTGTTTGATTTTTTCCGGATATGTCGTACCTGAATAACCTTTTCTGAAATCATTCATGACTGAACGCATCTTTTCAAGGTACTCAGCCTCAGAAATTCTCTTTTCTTTATACTGTTCGATGATCTCTTCGATACGTTCCGAGAACTTTTTGTAATAGGTTGGGTTTTCATCCCACTTTTCACTGATTCGCTTGGTCATCCTCGTTCTTATTGCATCTGCTTTTGATCTCGGTGATCCAAGGCGCATTAACTCATCTTCAAATTCTTTCTCGTTTAAGATATCTACTGGTGCAGTAATTTGAATTATATCCTCTGCTGCAATATAGGTATCCATCAGATTTCTCATTTTTGCTTCATACTCTTTATGATCAATCGTATCCGAATATCTAAGCTTAACAGACGCTCTAAGTTCTTGATAAAACTTAAGTTCACGCTTATATAACTTGATATCCTCTTCGCCAAGGGCATTGTAAACATGCTCAGACTCAAGCGCTATACCAAAATACTTCCCAAAATTACTAAGCTCACCATAAAAATCATTGCGGATAGCTTCATCGGCAAGTAACAATTCATATTCTTCCTTATCTTGCTTATTCTTAATGCCTTTGAAGATAGCAACCGCATTAGAATATGACTCCCTTAACTTCCCTACAATACTAATTACATCAACTAATGCCCCCTCAAGGTCTTTGCCATCAAAATTCTCAAGACCAGCACCAGAATATGTTCTCATAGCTGAATCCAGTTCTTCAATCAATCCTCTGTAATCAACAATCAAACCAAAGTCTTTACCTTCATAAAGACGATTCACCCTTGCTATTGCCTGTAATAAAGTATGTTCTTTCATTGGCTTATCGACATATAGCACAGATGCTCTTGGTGCATCAAATCCTGTAAGAAGCTTATCAACGACAATTAATATCTCAAGTTCGTCGCCATCTATGAATTCGCTTTTCATATGCTCTTCATACTTCTGTGGATCATTATACGCTTCCGTCATTTTATTCCAGAATTTAAGCACACGATCTTTCGGCTCTTCGTCAACTTCATCGTATCCTTCTCGCTGGTCCGGAGGTGAAATAACGATTGCTGTTTTCAAATCACCAAATTCGTCAAATGACTCTTTATAGCGAATAGCATCAAACTTTGAAGCTGTTGCCAACATGGCCTTAGCATAAGTATCTTTGTAAAACTTTGTATAATGCACATATATATCATCTGCAATCAGTCTTATTCTTTGCTCTGATGAAGCAATCGCTTCAAATTTACTCCATTTTTTCTTGAGTTCTTCTGCTTGCTTCTCTGATATATTACGTGTAATCATTTCGATACGTTTATCTATGGCATTTCTGTTTACGGTTTGTTCGACAAGTCTACCTTCATATAACAAGGGCACTATCGCACCATCTTCAACACCATCTTTGATAGTGTACTTGTGAATCATACGACTACCGAATTTAGACATAGTACTTTTATCTTTTTTCATCAACGGTGTTCCGGTAAAGCCCAGATAACATGCGTTTGGAAAGACTTTCTTCATTTTAATATGAAGTTCTCCATATTGTGTTCTATGGGATTCATCTATTAATACAAAGATATCTTTCGACTTAACCGGTTCTTGGTGTTTCGAGGCAGTATCAAATTTGTGAACTAAAGATGTAATGATATCCGCTCCATTGCTATTAATCAGATCGACCAGATTCCTTCCACTTGTTGCTTTTTCAGCTCTAAGTCTAGAATGATTGAAGGTTTGATGAATTTGACTATCCAGCTCAATCCTATCTGTTATAACAAGAACTTGAGGATGTACGGCAGCAAGCTCTGATAAAATATATCTTGCCAACATCACCATGGTAAGTGACTTTCCAGAACCCTGCGTATGCCAAACAACACCAGATTGGCGGTTACCATTTTTATCAGATTCTTGTATTGTCTTTATGATTTCCTTTATAGCAAAGTACTGCTGATAACGAGCAATTTTTTTTATGTTCTTATCATACAAGGTGAAGAATTTTATTAGTTCAACTATACGCTTAGGATGAAATATTGAAACAATGTTCTTGTCTTGAGTCGTTGGGATTCTGCCATTTACAGCATTGGAAAGCGTCTCTTCAAACCATTTGTACTCATCTGATTCTTCATCTTCTTTCCATACAGACCAGAATTTCTTTGGTGTACCTGTAGTAGAATATTGCGTCTCATTTTTATTGGTTGCCATTACAATCTGAACAAACTTAAAGAGTTGTGGAACAAATTCTTTCCCCTGATTTCTTAGCATTTGACTGATGCCCTGTGCTATAGAAATACTGGCTTTCTTACATTCAATTACACCGAAGGGTATACCATTGATAAAGGTCACGATATCCGGTCTAACTGTACCTTGCCCATCTTCCCGCTCAACAGAAAATTCTTCAACAACATGGAATACATTATTTTCAGGATGTTCCCAATCAATATAATTCAAGTTAAATGATTTCGTACCATCCATTTCTGAAAGATTCTCTGGATAACTTCGCCCCAAAACCAATGAGTCAAAAATCTTCTCATTAGTTTTGATCAAACCATCCGTCAGGGCTTCATCAATATCTAACATCGCTTGCTGAATGTTCTTCTCAGAAAATTTGTACTTCTTGCCTTTGAATTCAAAGCCATTTATTTCATTCAATCGATCATAAAGCACTTCTTTTAGAATAACATTGTATAGATTCCCACGCATTTGTTCTGCTTTTTCAGGTGGAATAATGGTATAACCTATCGTATTCAATACCTCAAGCGCGGGAATCTGCGATATATTCAATTCATCATATTCATTAAATTTCAACACTTTTATTCCTCCCTATAGAACACTAATCAATACGACATATCCCATTTATCAATATTCTCTTATACGTCTCATATTGATTTTCTAATTCGTTTATCTCATTAGTTCTTATTTTCTCTTCAAGGCTCAATTTATCCATTAATCTAACAAGGGTTTTGAGTTCGTCTTTATTACTAGGAATCAATAGTTTTCCAGATAGAAATTTAGTGTTTGAAATATTAATTGTATTTTTTGCCCCCTTCGTAGCAAGTGGTTTTAAATATCTATCTGCATTTTCCGCCAAACTAAAATAGTGATGGATAAACCTTCCCAAATCTTTGTTTGCTGGTGAGAAAACGCCATATAATGGTGACACAATAACTTCGGATTCCAACATACTTTGCTTAATTATTCCAAACGGATACTTACCTGTCGGACTCTTTGTATAAACAATATCATCTGGTTTGACCTTATTGTATTTCGAAGTGTCTTCTGCTGCATAACTCTTCCCTAAATGCTCTATCTGATTAACCAATCCATTATTAACTGTAACTGAAAAAACCTCGTATTCACCACTGTTTTTTTCTTTATGCTCAACTAAAATATCTTTAAGTTTCGTCAATCTCCATTTTTCATTATAACTACAAACT
This genomic interval from Eubacteriaceae bacterium ES3 contains the following:
- a CDS encoding type I restriction endonuclease subunit R, with translation MLKFNEYDELNISQIPALEVLNTIGYTIIPPEKAEQMRGNLYNVILKEVLYDRLNEINGFEFKGKKYKFSEKNIQQAMLDIDEALTDGLIKTNEKIFDSLVLGRSYPENLSEMDGTKSFNLNYIDWEHPENNVFHVVEEFSVEREDGQGTVRPDIVTFINGIPFGVIECKKASISIAQGISQMLRNQGKEFVPQLFKFVQIVMATNKNETQYSTTGTPKKFWSVWKEDEESDEYKWFEETLSNAVNGRIPTTQDKNIVSIFHPKRIVELIKFFTLYDKNIKKIARYQQYFAIKEIIKTIQESDKNGNRQSGVVWHTQGSGKSLTMVMLARYILSELAAVHPQVLVITDRIELDSQIHQTFNHSRLRAEKATSGRNLVDLINSNGADIITSLVHKFDTASKHQEPVKSKDIFVLIDESHRTQYGELHIKMKKVFPNACYLGFTGTPLMKKDKSTMSKFGSRMIHKYTIKDGVEDGAIVPLLYEGRLVEQTVNRNAIDKRIEMITRNISEKQAEELKKKWSKFEAIASSEQRIRLIADDIYVHYTKFYKDTYAKAMLATASKFDAIRYKESFDEFGDLKTAIVISPPDQREGYDEVDEEPKDRVLKFWNKMTEAYNDPQKYEEHMKSEFIDGDELEILIVVDKLLTGFDAPRASVLYVDKPMKEHTLLQAIARVNRLYEGKDFGLIVDYRGLIEELDSAMRTYSGAGLENFDGKDLEGALVDVISIVGKLRESYSNAVAIFKGIKNKQDKEEYELLLADEAIRNDFYGELSNFGKYFGIALESEHVYNALGEEDIKLYKRELKFYQELRASVKLRYSDTIDHKEYEAKMRNLMDTYIAAEDIIQITAPVDILNEKEFEDELMRLGSPRSKADAIRTRMTKRISEKWDENPTYYKKFSERIEEIIEQYKEKRISEAEYLEKMRSVMNDFRKGYSGTTYPEKIKHNIHAQAFYGVIKEVLEDNSYQENEQANMAAEDSPIYNYEGILADIATDVDMIIERHSKVDWHDNPDVHKKISQEIDGLLYLVKKKHFPKMTFGQIDAMIENIKTVALRRY
- a CDS encoding nucleotidyltransferase domain-containing protein, yielding MSVNSYAETLSSNLVLSETEKQSIRTSISTLRSRLSAYFEDIEEMFEFGSYTRGTILPRKADSNSDIDFMIVFKNGSAYKPQTHLNRLKKFAEKYYSTSEIFQSSPTIVLSLNHIKFELLPAYSENLLWTKSYYIPAPQNVYEEWILTKPNEFNTALTNKNVNENSKIKPMIRLAKYWNARQNHLYASYLLEEYIVNKSYGYYTSSVFDYFAEFALSLPTGHLNQTDRTKVESLQNNIAEIKNLRTQGYESSAEEKLKKLLPTV
- a CDS encoding SprT family zinc-dependent metalloprotease, with protein sequence MERHSIIYGGKIIEFDLERKNVKNINLNVKPDMTVVVSANEKVPIDYIISFVKSKASWIIKNIGYFKDVQSEHAEEKVYLSGETFKYLGKQYRLKVEETSESEGVKYYRGYLYLTVKDKQDYNRKEKLINAWYREKAIEKFSESLQRVYSAVEKYGIEKPEILIRTMKARWGSCTPEKKSILLNSELIKAPKLCIDYVVLHELAHFKYRYHDNDFYDFITSLMPDWKQRKEILDEEIVREL
- a CDS encoding PC4/YdbC family ssDNA-binding protein; its protein translation is MAEIKYEIKENIGVLSESAKGWTKELNLVSWNDKEAKYDLREWDPTHQKMGKGITLTHDELKLLKETLINLEL
- a CDS encoding Mov34/MPN/PAD-1 family protein, with amino-acid sequence MDYYCEKSMVFSIDEVVYQKWTSYIDNYNFAIESGGIIVGKLNPAEKQVIATDITVPQKKDKCTKNRYIRAELGHQEIMDNLWKESGFIKTYIGEWHTHNQRVPQPSWIDRRNWLQISKRKQNSVWLFFVIVGTEQIGVWSVLDGKIVKMETHNT
- a CDS encoding ThiF family adenylyltransferase is translated as MTNEDIVGIIDYLNIHRDVCFKQIENCNKKYIAEYSGNILLENCDKIEMIISFSTDFPLTLPDIFVADNNKFRAHVGTEGKICLFDSSAILIKQAMADQLVLDCFDQAVKILNIQPGSKTYNNEVCREFDSYWLSIRNKMAYSCLDTKDIKYAEIPIVISHGTSIIGNTKDEAEVILRNNFGLAPDKNDFERTCLVIKIRAGSSMIPLAKQFKWSVVRRYIVENTSSSVRRQFKKFLDKKVKHYMRYIILAYPAEEGDILFGFRIEFNNSRYLKIGCNQMCRVENVFVERIDFEYLTMRGGAMSELKEKRVLLLGCGSIGGFIANNLCQAGIMNIDILDNDLFQPENVHRHWLGFDAISPKKYGYKADLVKEKLEAMYPYADIDPLNYTDRSAQKFISDEKRLGQYDLIISALGEPTINLEINRILNDNNIETPFVCCFNEPYGVGGHVISINIDKKSCLQCLYTDVISSDLVQFRGSFVAPEQNFKKNLSGCSGAFVPYSCLDSQQTALLAARQSIGILNGTYTNNSVSSWIGESEELLGQGFYLSEWYLANINNRNITIEAITNQNCSICNRRDKE
- a CDS encoding nucleotidyltransferase, giving the protein MVNLQKEFIDFHNKIKLDDENATLREKRDILLKKLKDNISKDAAAYTTFNQGSYAMGTGIIPEDEDYDIDVGIKFNINKEDYSDPLVAKKWVRDALKGHTKSVEIRRSCVTVTYQKEGESVFHVDFAIYAADNVDGKLYIAKGKEYSTTENKKWELSDPQGLITTIKGKHSGDDAAQFRRVIRYMKKWRTHQFSSNGNEAPTGISLTVLAYHLFSVSKQYDWSTKKYVYDDFSALDNMVKNIENEFTLSWNSQDEKYYHIIATALPVEPGNDLFEKMTDKQMENFYQKVASMSTKLDDVKTKEKKADACSTLVNLFGADFPVTVDKSMVGTSESA
- a CDS encoding SAVED domain-containing protein, producing the protein MRYRWLHLSDLHSIASGIKTTIMREALIAEIQDISRQSSFDFIIITGDVSDKNCGYQDAESLINRIIAVTDVPLQKVFMIPGNHDLNRSIPDDRKQIIRKAWEIELFDEDECVYYDKLNKAQYDFFDTYETILGRTYPKDKIHFVESLDENIGIIHLNTAWMCYDSENESGKLHVGLNSLFKCISDPIIQKKPIKIAIGHHRMSDFNNCVEAHIKSLFKTMDIDLYLGGHCHDATVVFDPSIDTEFCSCRQGRAEDKDYPAGFIVGEINTETDQSHFQFYNWEISLAKWTYDYRVTPAKHGKYYLHGEKFTKMPEASRNIIVDFKLFGVSLNYDSIMKAFNIENSAIYKSSIQNIRPKSTEEWNACLNEVINIYESIIKNSNNAVHIFPIAAIPLLVAFGYLLQNDNPNINIYQYFENEDKWVYNEQDDYIKIVLNSKTNGSKILAVSVNISAPIDIVDIESALNGEFDLLSIGVEKPQLSYLNYYADVQRLKKALKIELDRIYYKYDEIHLFLAAPAGVCIEVGRIIRENMYPSTFVYNYQRVLKGNQYTRIYDLKAIRN